The Vigna unguiculata cultivar IT97K-499-35 chromosome 6, ASM411807v1, whole genome shotgun sequence genome contains a region encoding:
- the LOC114187877 gene encoding uncharacterized protein LOC114187877, translating into MDSPQSVVSPFRSSVLGEGEKHKSEVFSGNSSPLSKDIEVNGKEVVMSNVEEYLGVLDVYIHQARDIQNICIYHKQDVYARICLTSNPENTVSTKTINGGGRNPVFNENLQVNVRTVDASLKCEIWMLSRVKNYLEDQLLGFALVPLSEVLVQNGKLEKEFSLSSTDLFHSPSGFVQLTLSYNGASPDVMAISAMPSKVATDAPVQDSETSESLAREFDKIEFPDPKIVNEDHLMVSEYFGIPCEETQCSDSLATSDAENRSCEAGVRLVESFSACSGESVQPPKVDSPPSSVSTNGVSSPSVPASSESSDAAASKSPIQEQVSGTKEDKNVEAKDGDSDSSSGVPSDSFPKPVVTVNIEPEPKVVQQDIVDMYMKSMQQFTESLAKMKLPMDFESEPTSSGNSTTEQKLQPSKSNNSRVFYGSRAFF; encoded by the coding sequence ATGGATTCCCCACAATCTGTTGTTTCACCCTTCAGAAGCTCAGTTTTGGGTGAGGGTGAGAAGCACAAGTCTGAAGTTTTCTCGGGAAACTCTAGTCCCTTGTCCAAGGACATTGAAGTGAATGGGAAGGAAGTTGTCATGTCAAATGTAGAGGAGTATCTTGGAGTGCTTGATGTTTACATACATCAGGCCAGGGACATTCAGAACATCTGCATATACCACAAGCAAGATGTTTACGCTAGGATTTGCCTGACCAGTAATCCTGAGAACACTGTGTCTACCAAAACCATCAATGGAGGAGGAAGGAACCCTGTGTTCAATGAGAATCTTCAAGTCAATGTTAGAACTGTTGATGCTTCTCTCAAGTGTGAGATATGGATGCTTAGCAGGGTGAAGAATTATCTTGAAGACCAGCTGCTTGGTTTTGCTTTGGTGCCTTTGTCTGAAGTTCTAGTCCAGAATGGGAAACTGGAGAAAGAGTTCTCTCTTTCTTCAACCGATCTATTCCATTCTCCTTCAGGTTTTGTTCAGTTGACACTGTCTTACAATGGTGCTTCACCTGATGTTATGGCAATTTCTGCAATGCCAAGCAAGGTGGCCACAGATGCCCCTGTGCAGGATTCGGAAACATCCGAATCTCTGGCCCGGGAATTTGACAAAATTGAGTTCCCGGATCCGAAGATTGTGAATGAAGACCACTTGATGGTTTCAGAGTACTTTGGCATTCCATGTGAGGAGACTCAGTGCTCTGATAGCTTGGCTACTTCTGATGCCGAAAATCGCAGTTGCGAAGCCGGTGTTCGTCTTGTGGAAAGCTTCTCAGCATGCAGTGGTGAGTCTGTTCAGCCACCTAAGGTTGATTCCCCACCCAGCAGTGTGTCAACAAATGGGGTTTCTTCCCCTTCTGTGCCTGCAAGCTCAGAATCATCTGATGCTGCTGCTTCGAAGTCTCCCATTCAGGAGCAGGTTTCAGGCACCAAAGAGGACAAAAATGTGGAAGCCAAAGATGGTGACAGTGATTCCTCAAGTGGGGTTCCTAGTGACTCATTCCCTAAGCCTGTTGTGACTGTGAACATTGAGCCTGAGCCAAAGGTGGTGCAGCAGGATATAGTGGACATGTACATGAAAAGCATGCAGCAATTTACTGAGTCACTTGCAAAAATGAAACTCCCTATGGACTTCGAAAGTGAACCAACTAGTTCAGGAAATTCAACCACTGAGCAAAAATTACAGCCATCAAAGAGCAACAATTCCCGTGTGTTTTATGGTAGCAGAGCTTTCTTCTGA
- the LOC114189241 gene encoding protein TORNADO 1 isoform X2: MATNQILRELQWAQQAIKSEGLNLHSISFYLSQPTSAPGRHNSSLRNLEFHRVEWDSQQVRHLGTLLGNNQNVQHLVFRRNRFNGKSLSDLSDIVKANKVIKEIMLSESGIGSVGAALIASALMVNDSLEELQIWEDSIGSRGAEELSKMIEVNSTLKLLTIFDSNAITATPLISAVLARNRRMEVHVWSGENREKSSKVVEFEPENSTLRIYKLNLSGTCRVTCSLGMNFTVKSLDMTGVRLKSRCAKEFRLVLEQNQTLKEVNLSRTCLKDKGIVYIAAGLFKNKTLQTLHLSGNWFSGMGVEHLLCPLSRFSALQRQANITLTCITFGGERTRIGRDGLAAVIQFLTTNETVRKLGIHDDESLRSDDFVKIFKSLEKNASLKCLSLQGCKRVEGELLLQTIMETLQINPWIEDIDLSRTPLQNSEKTQRIYQRLGQNEKTEPDMDSVKDMPLTEPKSCRVFFCGQECAGKTSLCHSISQNFSASALPYLDQVRTIVNPVEQAVKSIGMKIKTFKDEDTRISIWNLAGHHEFLSLHDLMFPGHGSASFFIIISSLFRKPSNKEPKSSTEIEEDLQYWLRFIVSNSKRAIQQCMLPSVAVVLTHSDKINQPSQNLQLTVESIQRLRDKFQGFVDFYPTVFTVDARSSASVSKLTQHIRKTSKTILQRVPRVYQLCNDLIQILSDWRSENYNKPAMKWKEFGELCQVKVPPLRIRSRHDNKEKVEMKRRAIATCLHHIGEVIYFDELDFLILDFEWFCGEVLGQLIKLNVKKQHSENNGFISRMELEKILRGSLQSPIPGMGSKVFENLDASDLVRMMLKLELCYEEDPSDPNSLLLIPSILEEGRGKPQRWQLSMPDCVYAGRHLECDDSSHMFLTPGFFPRLQVHLHNRIKAVKDQHGATYSLEKYLISISINGIYIRVELGGELGYYIDVLACSTKNLTETLRVIHQIVIPAIQSVCQGITLTENVLRPECVRKLTPPRYRKTQFAPLQQLKQALLSLPAESMYDYQHTWSAVLDSGKPILQDGFDFARDLLSDDDFREVLHRRYNDLYNLAQELQVPPENNNPEEQGQSITLRDEAARVEPTFGGIAKGVEEVLQRLKIIEQEIRDLKQEIQGLRYYEHRLLLELHRKVNHLATFNVQVEERKVPNMIYFVRTENYTRRLVTTMLSGMNALRLHMLCEFRGQMHVVEDQMGCEIMQVDNAAVKSLAPYMKKFMTLVTLALKIGAHLAAGMGQMIPDLGKEVAHLAGSSVLCGAAGASAAGVLGAAAMGRRNRSMEGSSDIQQDLRAAQQWVVDFLRERKCSSGKDIAEKFGLWRVRYRDNGQIAWICRRHIYARSAEIIEVPI; encoded by the exons ATGGCAACAAACCAGATCCTAAGAGAACTACAATGGGCTCAGCAAGCCATCAAATCAGAGGGCCTGAATCTGCACAGTATTTCCTTCTACCTCTCTCAACCAACTTCAG CACCTGGGAGACACAACTCCTCCTTGAGAAACTTGGAGTTCCACAGAGTTGAATGGGACTCACAACAGGTAAGACATCTTGGCACCTTGCTAGGGAATAACCAAAATGTACAGCATTTGGTTTTTAGAAGGAACAGGTTCAATGGAAAAAGCCTATCAGACCTTTCTGACATTGTGAAGGCAAATAAAGTGATCAAAGAGATCATGCTTTCAGAATCAGGCATAGGGTCTGTTGGAGCTGCACTTATTGCTTCTGCTCTTATGGTGAATGACAGTTTGGAGGAGCTTCAGATATGGGAAGACTCAATAGGTTCAAGAGGTGCTGAGGAGCTTTCGAAGATGATTGAAGTTAACTCAACTCTTAAACTGTTGACAATTTTTGACTCAAATGCCATCACAGCTACACCTCTTATTTCTGCAGTTTTGGCAAGGAACAGAAGAATGGAAGTTCATGTTTGGAGTGGGGAGAATAGGGAAAAGAGTTCCAAGGTGGTTGAGTTTGAACCGGAGAACAGCACACTTAGAATTTACAAGCTTAACCTCTCAGGGACTTGTAGAGTTACCTGCTCTTTAGGCATGAACTTCACTGTGAAGTCCCTTGACATGACAGGAGTAAGGCTAAAATCGCGGTGTGCCAAGGAGTTTAGGTTGGTTTTGGAACAAAACCAGACCCTCAAAGAGGTAAATTTGTCTAGAACATGCCTTAAAGATAAGGGCATTGTGTATATTGCAGCAGGCCTCTTCAAGAACAAAACTCTGCAAACCTTACACCTGAGTGGAAATTGGTTCAGTGGAATGGGTGTGGAGCATCTATTATGCCCTTTGAGTAGATTTTCAGCACTTCAAAGGCAAGCCAACATTACTTTGACGTGTATTACTTTTGGAGGAGAAAGAACAAGAATAGGAAGGGATGGTCTAGCTGCTGTTATACAGTTTCTTACAACAAATGAAACAGTGAGGAAGTTGGGAATTCACGATGATGAGAGTTTGAGATCAGATGACTTTGTTAAAATCTTCAAGAGTTTGGAGAAGAATGCTAGCTTGAAATGCTTGTCTCTTCAAGGATGCAAACGTGTGGAGGGAGAGCTACTGCTGCAGACAATTATGGAGACACTGCAGATAAATCCTTGGATTGAAGATATTGATCTCTCCAGAACACCTTTACAAAACTCTGAAAAGACTCAGCGGATTTATCAGAGATTAGGCCAGAATGAGAAGACTGAACCAGATATGGATTCTGTCAAGGATATGCCTCTAACAGAACCCAAGAGTTGCAGAGTTTTCTTTTGTGGCCAAGAATGTGCAG GCAAAACCTCACTTTGTCATTCAATATCACAAAATTTCTCTGCTTCGGCGCTTCCCTACTTGGATCAAGTCAGAACAATAGTGAACCCAGTGGAGCAGGCTGTCAAATCAATAGGAATGAAGATAAAAACTTTCAAGGATGAGGATACAAGGATTTCAATATGGAATCTTGCTGGTCATCACGAGTTCTTATCTCTCCATGATCTTATGTTCCCAGGGCATGGGAGTGCATCATTTTTCATCATCATATCAAGTTTATTCCGGAAACCAAGTAACAAAGAACCAAAAAGCTCAACAGAAATTGAGGAGGACCTGCAGTATTGGCTCAGGTTCATAGTTTCCAACTCTAAAAGAGCAATACAACAATGCATGCTACCAAGTGTTGCTGTTGTTCTCACACACTCTGACAAAATCAACCAACCATCACAAAATTTGCAGCTCACAGTAGAGTCAATTCAGAGACTTAGAGACAAGTTTCAAGGCTTTGTTGATTTTTACCCAACTGTATTCACAGTTGATGCAAGATCATCAGCATCAGTCAGTAAACTCACTCAGCATATCCGAAAGACGAGCAAGACAATTCTCCAAAGAGTGCCACGGGTTTATCAACTTTGCAATGATCTGATACAGATTTTATCAGACTGGAGATCTGAGAACTACAACAAGCCAGCCATGAAGTGGAAGGAATTTGGTGAGCTATGCCAAGTGAAAGTTCCACCTTTGAGGATTCGATCAAGACATGACAACAAAGAGAAGGTAGAGATGAAGAGAAGAGCTATTGCTACCTGTCTTCATCACATTGGTGAAGTGATTTATTTTGATGAGTTGGATTTTCTAATTTTAGATTTTGAGTGGTTCTGTGGTGAAGTCCTTGGTCAGCTCATAAAGTTGAATGTTAAGAAGCAACACTCTGAAAACAATGGATTTATTAGCAGGATGGAATTAGAAAAAATCTTAAGAGGAAGTTTGCAGAGCCCTATTCCTGGTATGGGTTCAAAGGTGTTTGAGAATTTAGACGCCAGCGACCTTGTGAGGATGATGCTAAAACTTGAACTTTGTTATGAGGAAGATCCATCAGATCCAAATTCTCTGCTATTGATTCCTTCTATTCTTGAAGAAGGCAGAGGAAAGCCTCAGAGGTGGCAGCTAAGCATGCCAGACTGCGTTTACGCAGGACGTCATCTTGAGTGTGATGATTCAAGCCACATGTTCCTAACTCCAGGTTTCTTCCCTCGTTTGCAG GTGCACCTTCACAACAGAATAAAGGCTGTTAAGGATCAGCATGGTGCAACTTACAGTCTTGAGAAGTACCTTATTTCAATCAGCATTAATGGAATCTACATAAGAGTAGAACTTGGAGGAGAATTGGGTTACTATATTGATGTCCTTGCATGCTCCACCAAAAACTTGACAGAAACTTTAAGAGTCATTCATCAGATTGTAATCCCCGCAATCCAAAGTGTTTGCCAAGGGATCACCTTGACTGAGAATGTCTTAAGACCTGAATGTGTGAGAAAACTGACACCTCCTAGATACAGAAAAACTCAATTTGCTCCTCTGCAGCAACTGAAACAAGCACTACTTTCACTTCCAGCAGAAAGCATGTATGACTATCAACACACATGGAGTGCAGTCCTAGACTCTGGTAAACCTATTCTCCAAGATGGATTTGATTTTGCACGAGACCTTTTATCTGATGATGACTTCCGGGAAGTTCTGCATCGACGGTATAACGACCTTTACAATCTTGCACAAGAGCTGCAAGTTCCACCTGAAAATAATAACCCTGAAGAGCAAGGTCAATCTATAACCTTAAGAGATGAAGCTGCAAGGGTTGAACCAACCTTTGGTGGCATTGCAAAAGGGGTTGAAGAAGTTCTGCAAAGACTCAAGATTATTGAGCAAGAAATCAGAGACTTGAAGCAGGAAATCCAGGGGCTGAGATATTATGAACATAGACTTCTCCTTGAGCTTCATCGCAAAGTAAACCACCTTGCAACCTTTAATGTGCAGGTTGAGGAGAGGAAAGTCCCCAACATGATATATTTTGTAAGGACAGAAAACTACACAAGGAGACTGGTCACCACCATGCTTTCTGGCATGAATGCTCTCCGGCTTCACATGTTATGCGAGTTCCGGGGACAAATGCATGTTGTTGAAGATCAGATGGGGTGTGAAATCATGCAAGTTGATAATGCTGCTGTGAAGTCTTTGGCTCCATACATGAAGAAGTTCATGACATTGGTAACTTTGGCTCTTAAAATAGGAGCTCATCTTGCTGCTGGAATGGGGCAAATGATACCTGACTTGGGTAAGGAGGTGGCTCACTTGGCTGGCTCTTCAGTTCTCTGTGGTGCAGCTGGGGCAAGTGCAGCTGGAGTTTTAGGTGCTGCCGCTATGGGTCGTCGAAACAGGTCCATGGAAGGTTCAAGCGACATTCAACAAGACTTAAGAGCAGCACAACAATGGGTGGTTGATTTCTTAAGGGAGAGGAAGTGTTCCTCAGGGAAGGATATTGCAGAAAAGTTTGGACTGTGGCGAGTCAGGTACAGAGACAACGGTCAAATTGCATGGATATGCAGGAGGCACATATATGCAAGATCTGCAGAGATAATTGAAGTACCAATTTGA
- the LOC114189241 gene encoding protein TORNADO 1 isoform X1, with translation MATNQILRELQWAQQAIKSEGLNLHSISFYLSQPTSGCYQETDNSISINISKENLSFFSPLLTTLAAPGRHNSSLRNLEFHRVEWDSQQVRHLGTLLGNNQNVQHLVFRRNRFNGKSLSDLSDIVKANKVIKEIMLSESGIGSVGAALIASALMVNDSLEELQIWEDSIGSRGAEELSKMIEVNSTLKLLTIFDSNAITATPLISAVLARNRRMEVHVWSGENREKSSKVVEFEPENSTLRIYKLNLSGTCRVTCSLGMNFTVKSLDMTGVRLKSRCAKEFRLVLEQNQTLKEVNLSRTCLKDKGIVYIAAGLFKNKTLQTLHLSGNWFSGMGVEHLLCPLSRFSALQRQANITLTCITFGGERTRIGRDGLAAVIQFLTTNETVRKLGIHDDESLRSDDFVKIFKSLEKNASLKCLSLQGCKRVEGELLLQTIMETLQINPWIEDIDLSRTPLQNSEKTQRIYQRLGQNEKTEPDMDSVKDMPLTEPKSCRVFFCGQECAGKTSLCHSISQNFSASALPYLDQVRTIVNPVEQAVKSIGMKIKTFKDEDTRISIWNLAGHHEFLSLHDLMFPGHGSASFFIIISSLFRKPSNKEPKSSTEIEEDLQYWLRFIVSNSKRAIQQCMLPSVAVVLTHSDKINQPSQNLQLTVESIQRLRDKFQGFVDFYPTVFTVDARSSASVSKLTQHIRKTSKTILQRVPRVYQLCNDLIQILSDWRSENYNKPAMKWKEFGELCQVKVPPLRIRSRHDNKEKVEMKRRAIATCLHHIGEVIYFDELDFLILDFEWFCGEVLGQLIKLNVKKQHSENNGFISRMELEKILRGSLQSPIPGMGSKVFENLDASDLVRMMLKLELCYEEDPSDPNSLLLIPSILEEGRGKPQRWQLSMPDCVYAGRHLECDDSSHMFLTPGFFPRLQVHLHNRIKAVKDQHGATYSLEKYLISISINGIYIRVELGGELGYYIDVLACSTKNLTETLRVIHQIVIPAIQSVCQGITLTENVLRPECVRKLTPPRYRKTQFAPLQQLKQALLSLPAESMYDYQHTWSAVLDSGKPILQDGFDFARDLLSDDDFREVLHRRYNDLYNLAQELQVPPENNNPEEQGQSITLRDEAARVEPTFGGIAKGVEEVLQRLKIIEQEIRDLKQEIQGLRYYEHRLLLELHRKVNHLATFNVQVEERKVPNMIYFVRTENYTRRLVTTMLSGMNALRLHMLCEFRGQMHVVEDQMGCEIMQVDNAAVKSLAPYMKKFMTLVTLALKIGAHLAAGMGQMIPDLGKEVAHLAGSSVLCGAAGASAAGVLGAAAMGRRNRSMEGSSDIQQDLRAAQQWVVDFLRERKCSSGKDIAEKFGLWRVRYRDNGQIAWICRRHIYARSAEIIEVPI, from the exons ATGGCAACAAACCAGATCCTAAGAGAACTACAATGGGCTCAGCAAGCCATCAAATCAGAGGGCCTGAATCTGCACAGTATTTCCTTCTACCTCTCTCAACCAACTTCAGGTTGTTATCAAGAAACAGACAACTCCATAAGCATAAACATTTCCAAGGAAAACCTTTCATTCTTTTCCCCTCTCTTGACAACTCTTGCAGCACCTGGGAGACACAACTCCTCCTTGAGAAACTTGGAGTTCCACAGAGTTGAATGGGACTCACAACAGGTAAGACATCTTGGCACCTTGCTAGGGAATAACCAAAATGTACAGCATTTGGTTTTTAGAAGGAACAGGTTCAATGGAAAAAGCCTATCAGACCTTTCTGACATTGTGAAGGCAAATAAAGTGATCAAAGAGATCATGCTTTCAGAATCAGGCATAGGGTCTGTTGGAGCTGCACTTATTGCTTCTGCTCTTATGGTGAATGACAGTTTGGAGGAGCTTCAGATATGGGAAGACTCAATAGGTTCAAGAGGTGCTGAGGAGCTTTCGAAGATGATTGAAGTTAACTCAACTCTTAAACTGTTGACAATTTTTGACTCAAATGCCATCACAGCTACACCTCTTATTTCTGCAGTTTTGGCAAGGAACAGAAGAATGGAAGTTCATGTTTGGAGTGGGGAGAATAGGGAAAAGAGTTCCAAGGTGGTTGAGTTTGAACCGGAGAACAGCACACTTAGAATTTACAAGCTTAACCTCTCAGGGACTTGTAGAGTTACCTGCTCTTTAGGCATGAACTTCACTGTGAAGTCCCTTGACATGACAGGAGTAAGGCTAAAATCGCGGTGTGCCAAGGAGTTTAGGTTGGTTTTGGAACAAAACCAGACCCTCAAAGAGGTAAATTTGTCTAGAACATGCCTTAAAGATAAGGGCATTGTGTATATTGCAGCAGGCCTCTTCAAGAACAAAACTCTGCAAACCTTACACCTGAGTGGAAATTGGTTCAGTGGAATGGGTGTGGAGCATCTATTATGCCCTTTGAGTAGATTTTCAGCACTTCAAAGGCAAGCCAACATTACTTTGACGTGTATTACTTTTGGAGGAGAAAGAACAAGAATAGGAAGGGATGGTCTAGCTGCTGTTATACAGTTTCTTACAACAAATGAAACAGTGAGGAAGTTGGGAATTCACGATGATGAGAGTTTGAGATCAGATGACTTTGTTAAAATCTTCAAGAGTTTGGAGAAGAATGCTAGCTTGAAATGCTTGTCTCTTCAAGGATGCAAACGTGTGGAGGGAGAGCTACTGCTGCAGACAATTATGGAGACACTGCAGATAAATCCTTGGATTGAAGATATTGATCTCTCCAGAACACCTTTACAAAACTCTGAAAAGACTCAGCGGATTTATCAGAGATTAGGCCAGAATGAGAAGACTGAACCAGATATGGATTCTGTCAAGGATATGCCTCTAACAGAACCCAAGAGTTGCAGAGTTTTCTTTTGTGGCCAAGAATGTGCAG GCAAAACCTCACTTTGTCATTCAATATCACAAAATTTCTCTGCTTCGGCGCTTCCCTACTTGGATCAAGTCAGAACAATAGTGAACCCAGTGGAGCAGGCTGTCAAATCAATAGGAATGAAGATAAAAACTTTCAAGGATGAGGATACAAGGATTTCAATATGGAATCTTGCTGGTCATCACGAGTTCTTATCTCTCCATGATCTTATGTTCCCAGGGCATGGGAGTGCATCATTTTTCATCATCATATCAAGTTTATTCCGGAAACCAAGTAACAAAGAACCAAAAAGCTCAACAGAAATTGAGGAGGACCTGCAGTATTGGCTCAGGTTCATAGTTTCCAACTCTAAAAGAGCAATACAACAATGCATGCTACCAAGTGTTGCTGTTGTTCTCACACACTCTGACAAAATCAACCAACCATCACAAAATTTGCAGCTCACAGTAGAGTCAATTCAGAGACTTAGAGACAAGTTTCAAGGCTTTGTTGATTTTTACCCAACTGTATTCACAGTTGATGCAAGATCATCAGCATCAGTCAGTAAACTCACTCAGCATATCCGAAAGACGAGCAAGACAATTCTCCAAAGAGTGCCACGGGTTTATCAACTTTGCAATGATCTGATACAGATTTTATCAGACTGGAGATCTGAGAACTACAACAAGCCAGCCATGAAGTGGAAGGAATTTGGTGAGCTATGCCAAGTGAAAGTTCCACCTTTGAGGATTCGATCAAGACATGACAACAAAGAGAAGGTAGAGATGAAGAGAAGAGCTATTGCTACCTGTCTTCATCACATTGGTGAAGTGATTTATTTTGATGAGTTGGATTTTCTAATTTTAGATTTTGAGTGGTTCTGTGGTGAAGTCCTTGGTCAGCTCATAAAGTTGAATGTTAAGAAGCAACACTCTGAAAACAATGGATTTATTAGCAGGATGGAATTAGAAAAAATCTTAAGAGGAAGTTTGCAGAGCCCTATTCCTGGTATGGGTTCAAAGGTGTTTGAGAATTTAGACGCCAGCGACCTTGTGAGGATGATGCTAAAACTTGAACTTTGTTATGAGGAAGATCCATCAGATCCAAATTCTCTGCTATTGATTCCTTCTATTCTTGAAGAAGGCAGAGGAAAGCCTCAGAGGTGGCAGCTAAGCATGCCAGACTGCGTTTACGCAGGACGTCATCTTGAGTGTGATGATTCAAGCCACATGTTCCTAACTCCAGGTTTCTTCCCTCGTTTGCAG GTGCACCTTCACAACAGAATAAAGGCTGTTAAGGATCAGCATGGTGCAACTTACAGTCTTGAGAAGTACCTTATTTCAATCAGCATTAATGGAATCTACATAAGAGTAGAACTTGGAGGAGAATTGGGTTACTATATTGATGTCCTTGCATGCTCCACCAAAAACTTGACAGAAACTTTAAGAGTCATTCATCAGATTGTAATCCCCGCAATCCAAAGTGTTTGCCAAGGGATCACCTTGACTGAGAATGTCTTAAGACCTGAATGTGTGAGAAAACTGACACCTCCTAGATACAGAAAAACTCAATTTGCTCCTCTGCAGCAACTGAAACAAGCACTACTTTCACTTCCAGCAGAAAGCATGTATGACTATCAACACACATGGAGTGCAGTCCTAGACTCTGGTAAACCTATTCTCCAAGATGGATTTGATTTTGCACGAGACCTTTTATCTGATGATGACTTCCGGGAAGTTCTGCATCGACGGTATAACGACCTTTACAATCTTGCACAAGAGCTGCAAGTTCCACCTGAAAATAATAACCCTGAAGAGCAAGGTCAATCTATAACCTTAAGAGATGAAGCTGCAAGGGTTGAACCAACCTTTGGTGGCATTGCAAAAGGGGTTGAAGAAGTTCTGCAAAGACTCAAGATTATTGAGCAAGAAATCAGAGACTTGAAGCAGGAAATCCAGGGGCTGAGATATTATGAACATAGACTTCTCCTTGAGCTTCATCGCAAAGTAAACCACCTTGCAACCTTTAATGTGCAGGTTGAGGAGAGGAAAGTCCCCAACATGATATATTTTGTAAGGACAGAAAACTACACAAGGAGACTGGTCACCACCATGCTTTCTGGCATGAATGCTCTCCGGCTTCACATGTTATGCGAGTTCCGGGGACAAATGCATGTTGTTGAAGATCAGATGGGGTGTGAAATCATGCAAGTTGATAATGCTGCTGTGAAGTCTTTGGCTCCATACATGAAGAAGTTCATGACATTGGTAACTTTGGCTCTTAAAATAGGAGCTCATCTTGCTGCTGGAATGGGGCAAATGATACCTGACTTGGGTAAGGAGGTGGCTCACTTGGCTGGCTCTTCAGTTCTCTGTGGTGCAGCTGGGGCAAGTGCAGCTGGAGTTTTAGGTGCTGCCGCTATGGGTCGTCGAAACAGGTCCATGGAAGGTTCAAGCGACATTCAACAAGACTTAAGAGCAGCACAACAATGGGTGGTTGATTTCTTAAGGGAGAGGAAGTGTTCCTCAGGGAAGGATATTGCAGAAAAGTTTGGACTGTGGCGAGTCAGGTACAGAGACAACGGTCAAATTGCATGGATATGCAGGAGGCACATATATGCAAGATCTGCAGAGATAATTGAAGTACCAATTTGA